The sequence below is a genomic window from Silene latifolia isolate original U9 population chromosome 7, ASM4854445v1, whole genome shotgun sequence.
aatcCACTTGACTAAgtctctagatttgtgcaaacaccttttactaaaatggtaaGAAAGACTTGttaaacttctaaagtaagaaaagttttttgccattttagtaaaaggtcacatgttgagtgtagtagcTTAAGTTTCTGATTtattaagccccaagcctatagtctaacacttaccatcactcaagaCTACTatttttatattggatttaatttttccatgttgtacttacctaagactaaatccactataaatagagtgtcttagtctcatttatttcttaagacttccaaagcatttattgtaaaacattgcaaatcatttgtgcatttaaacctttgttcttcaagtgtttgcaaaacgtttttcagattttaaagtcttcatttgttttcgaaaaagctgtaaaacctccaagtatcaattcgctgtactgtgacataatgagtttgttccatgattctcgtgttagatcttaattgtgatctccatgttcatttagtgaactgttgagattcaagattctgtaacaccttgagatagaacccataaactcttgaagcggagtagctttaagtttgagtgcaaccggagtaggttggcgagttattttcattgtaaggggtttagtaagtttgagtaaatttctaaacaagcaataaaataacggttggacgtaggcctcggagtagaggctgaaccaatttttaaaatatcgtttgtttgttcatttacttttacgttcttccactttgctatttctcgcatgtacctaatcaagttctgtgttacagtcacctatactgtgacatagaactgttgtaccttcttgtgaacttacattcaattaagtttctcaagttttGTACTTCGTTTTTCCTtacttaagttaattaattaacctAGTTAAGGataaaaattttaaaaggtacacctaattcactccctccccctcttaggtgtttatcgttcttaactcttcagcAGCTGTCTCAATATTAGAAAAGCTTGAACCATTCAGAGCCTTCAAAGCTTGTTTAAGCATTTTCAATTTCTTAACAATTTGAAACAGAGTATATCCCTCAATCTGTTGATCCCACACTGATACGAAAATTACTCAAAAGAATAAGATTCGTTagagttgcagcggaattaacgAAACTGGACAGTGCTGCAGACTGTCTGATTGTCGAATTTAATCTGATTGTCGAATTAAGATATGACTTCTTTTAGGAAAGAAGTCTCGACACCTCTTCCTTGGGCGCCAAGTAACCGAGTAAACAGCTGGGGAAATTGCCTTCTGACTGAACAGTCGTGGAGACTGTTTATTTCGTCTAATCTCTGTATCAATTTCGTATCACACACATTTTTGACAGTATCTCCAAATGTAGGATCAAgcccccacatattaaaatacttgaaACATCCTCTCTTCCTTGTAACCTCAGGCTAAAGAGAAATAGTACAAGGACAATGGTCATCAGGATGAATCACTGTGTGAGATTATGGGAAATGAAGGAGCCAATCATCATTCACCAGAGTTCTGTCTATTCTGCTATAAACCTTATTCCCTACCTCATTGCTTATTATTCTATGTAAAAAAAGCCCCATGAGCAGGAATATCCATCAACCCATGGGTAGCAGTACAATTCTGAAATCCCCTCAACTCAGCAGAAGTAACCTCTGAACCAATTCTTTCATTCATTGCCAAAACATTGTTAAAATCACCCATTACCACCCATGGACCATCAACAATACCATCCATATGGATAAGAGATTCCAACAGAGGAATCCTATCAGCAATTCTATTAAAGCCACAAACCATAGAGACCCACCAATGCACACCAGTAGAAAGAAATGTCACTTTAGTGTTAATCACCTGAGCTTCACAACTAAGGacctcaacattataattcaTGGCATCCCAGATAAGCCAAATCCTACCACCATCATTAATATTGATATTTGTAACAAGAGACCAATTAGAACCCAATCCATTATGGACCTTATTGATAGAGTTTATTCGAACCCTAGTTTCTAAAATACCAAATAAACCTACATTATTTAGGTGCAGAAACCTTCTAACATCAGTCTGCTTATTACTACTATTAAACCTTCTAACATTCCAAAAACCAATGCTACACATTCTTTATCACAGGTAAGTCATCATTCATTTCTCCTTCACACACCTCTCTAACATGGATATACATCTCCAATACTTCCAGAAAAGTCCTCCTACTGCTATTCAGACTTATCCCTCCATGTCTGGTCAATTGGGTAATGATCCTGGACGGAGAGAAAGAGGGATGAAAAGAGAAGGGCATTCAGTGCATATAGTAGGTTTCCACTCATAATGAACAATTTCCCTATGTTTGTTATCCAACTCATCCATAAATTCAATCACATCAGGCAAATCATCCCCAAATTTTACCTCAACCATAACTCTAGCATAGCCAAGGAACGTCTTCAACTGTGTATTACTATTACACCGAATTGGAGAACCAGCAAGATTAGCAATCTTCTTAAGAGCATTCCCCCAGAATTTCAAAGGAAGCCCATAAATCTAATCCATATTGGTACCAAATCAACTGCCTCCCTAATTAGTTTAGTCTCCGGCGTCCATTCCATGACAACAACAGGTTTATTGTCAAAGAAGATGGGCCCTGCCTACAACACTCTCAATTTCATGGCCTCAATTTTGAAACGCACCAGAAAAATACCATTAGAATGAAAAGCAATCTTCTCAATTTCAGTATATCCCCAGATACGTTTCACAAAACCATCAATGACATTCCACGGTGGGTTCGCTCCCAGCACATAACAATAAACAGCCTTCGACCAGTACTCTAACTCATCCTTAACATCAGAATTAGAAAGTTGAATCCCACTTACCCTTGATGATGAAGGAGAGTCTTTATCCTGCCCATTGCTACGTCCAGGAACCTCTACCCAATCCTCATCAGACTCTTCTTATTAGGACGAAGGACCGATACAGGCTCCTCAGTACCTGCATCAGAAACCCCCAAATCCTGAGTACTCAATGGTAAAACACCAAAACAGGATCCAGAATTAGTTTTACGAGATGAAATATTTAGTTGATGCTgatggaaatgtagattcatatacataaaacatactcatatatgtctaaataaatttgtcataaaattaaatacggattttatgcatgcaaacaatataacaa
It includes:
- the LOC141590052 gene encoding uncharacterized protein LOC141590052, which produces MCSIGFWNVRRFNSSNKQTDVRRFLHLNNVGLFGILETRVRINSINKVHNGLGSNWSLVTNININDGGRIWLIWDAMNYNVEVLSCEAQVINTKVTFLSTGVHWWVSMVCGFNRIADRIPLLESLIHMDGIVDGPWVVMGDFNNVLAMNERIGSEVTSAELRGFQNCTATHGLMDIPAHGAFFT